One Aegilops tauschii subsp. strangulata cultivar AL8/78 chromosome 7, Aet v6.0, whole genome shotgun sequence genomic window carries:
- the LOC109732832 gene encoding uncharacterized protein, whose protein sequence is MPGFHVYPQASRLSGECSPDVSVVAPSTPAPIDLNATPVAGGSSSGGARKRARQMPAGVLPDARNLFDEMPSPGDEDYMQNLIFEGGAPAVGYDPDETQSQDGRRAFMPAVGYDPDQAAFMRDQVGMDLDGFPLDHEFPDDYGVEEEDKCDIEVEPLFEDELANQAAGPKPKRKSKRTKAYTAAEDKLLCECWRDIGQDPKTGAEQKHSTFWIRVHREFHEHKKFLPYQIVSTRGWVSISKRWRVIQQECNKFCATLESVKARPVSGIGMQDMAFQALVVCKVQHNGKCFNLSH, encoded by the exons ATGCCCGGCTTCCATGTGTACCCGCAGGCCTCCCGCCTCTCCGGGGAGTGCTCGCCCGACGTGAGCGTGGTCGCGCCTTCCACGCCCGCGCCCATCGACCTCAATGCCACCCCGGTGGCCGGTGGCTCGTCATCCGGAGGCGCGAGGAAACGCGCGCGGCAGATGCCGGCCGGCGTGCTCCCGGACGCCCGCAacctgttcgacgaaatgccgTCCCCCGGCGACGAGGACTACATGCAGAACCTCATCTTCGAGGGCGGTGCACCAGCCGTTGGCTATGATCCCGACGAGACACAAAGCCAGGACGGCCGCAGGGCGTTCATGCCGGCCGTTGGCTATGATCCCGATCAGGCGGCCTTCATGCGTGATCAGGTTGGCATGGACCTGGACGGCTTCCCACTCGACCACGAGTTCCCCGACGACTACGGGGTAGAGGAAGAGGACAAGTGCGACATCGAAGTGGAGCCGTTGTTCGAGGACGAGCTCGCCAACCAAGCCGCCGGTCCGAAGCCGAAGCGCAAAAGCAAGCGCACGAAGGCATACACGGCTGCCGAGGACAAGCTTCTTTGCGAGTGTTGGCGAGACATTGGACAAGACCCCAAGACGGGCGCCGAACAAAAGCATTCAACCTTTTGGATTCGTGTCCACCGAGAGTTTCATGAGCACAAGAAGTTTCTGCCTTACCAAATTGTGAGCACGCGCGGGTGGGTGTCCATTTCCAAGCGATGGAGGGTgatccaacaagagtgcaacaagttttGTGCCACTCTTGAGAGCGTCAAGGCCCGCCCCGTGAGCGGCATCGGCATGCAAGACATG gcatttcaagcTTTGGTGGTATGCAAGGTCCAACACAATGGCAAGTGCTTCAACCTCTCCCATTGA